In a genomic window of Deinococcus roseus:
- a CDS encoding LabA-like NYN domain-containing protein codes for MFITDKPRVGVFIDTQNLYHSARDYYERTVNFERVLEYALQGRHLVRAISYVVEKEGDTSAWPFIYKLSTLGYKVRRMTLQYHHTTEQGKVIWEGNWDMGIVADMMRLIDSLDVIVLGSGDGDFADVLEVFMERGKRVEVIAFKETTAQKLIDCVDKFTHLVDIDHGLMPIKGNKNSPATQV; via the coding sequence ATGTTCATCACCGACAAACCGAGAGTTGGCGTTTTTATCGACACCCAGAACCTGTACCACTCTGCACGGGACTACTACGAGAGGACCGTCAATTTTGAAAGGGTCCTGGAATATGCCTTACAGGGCAGGCATCTGGTGCGGGCCATCAGTTATGTGGTGGAAAAAGAAGGAGACACCAGCGCCTGGCCTTTCATCTACAAACTCAGCACGCTGGGCTACAAGGTCAGGCGCATGACCCTGCAGTACCACCACACCACCGAACAGGGCAAAGTGATCTGGGAAGGCAACTGGGACATGGGCATCGTGGCAGACATGATGCGCCTGATCGACAGCCTGGACGTGATTGTGCTGGGCAGCGGAGACGGAGACTTCGCAGATGTGCTGGAGGTCTTCATGGAGCGAGGAAAACGGGTCGAGGTGATTGCCTTCAAGGAAACCACCGCCCAGAAACTCATCGACTGTGTGGACAAATTCACCCATCTGGTGGACATTGACCATGGCCTGATGCCCATCAAGGGCAACAAGAACAGTCCTGCCACCCAGGTCTGA
- a CDS encoding HD domain-containing phosphohydrolase yields the protein MKQNVFTILLVSPASPPQWMPTDIQLIWQSGLEVVPSEKIHLLMVDLQASPQVIQQARSVFPLCPTIILGDSAAQASCLSLELPLEHFEGFTPQLYQRLLMLHQQHLELNDAINQELNNLNLQLLQNGTEDFYSTLVECAVHLVPGAQAGSLIGVDPDGHYTFKAAQGYDLPGLQRIRFAPHQVIGAENEVPRASRLLRFREFNAGRLDPEIESILRSSGRIDEIQVSLSTQVRVHQKLAAILNLENFDSEEAFTSESVRIAESFADRAALLMQRYMLEWQVQERAQRYKLLSELSAKIETLIQPSEVAETALETLIQLTGYDLFAYYERLAHGWQLQAYRHAVPLPFDPTLLMNVNLQDFERLPRSVMAREVLDIPDFQQVVNPSPDLHQLGLKSVLLAPVQVQQKVMGVMVLCTLSEHREASRNEVQVVRFILGRLQNAFERRTYLEQVESTREATLRTLGLALEYRDFETKGHTDRVVDLCERFALRLGLPEEDRTFLRWGAYLHDVGKIGIPDSILLKPGKLTPEERLKIQEHTLIGAEICMQMPLLPEATRDVVRSHHEWWDGSGYPDQLLAEQTSLLARIFTIVDVFDALTTERPYKEAWSIPTTLVHMEKLAGKQFDPALLPVFIDLICDLYGVSRVP from the coding sequence ATGAAGCAAAATGTTTTTACAATCCTGCTGGTCAGCCCTGCTTCGCCTCCCCAGTGGATGCCCACAGACATCCAGTTGATCTGGCAGAGCGGGCTGGAGGTGGTCCCGTCTGAAAAAATACACCTGCTGATGGTGGATCTGCAAGCATCTCCCCAGGTGATTCAGCAAGCCCGTTCAGTTTTCCCGCTGTGTCCCACCATAATCCTCGGAGACAGTGCTGCACAAGCAAGTTGTTTAAGCTTGGAGCTTCCACTGGAGCATTTCGAGGGCTTCACCCCCCAGCTGTACCAGCGTTTGTTGATGCTGCACCAGCAACACCTGGAGCTGAACGACGCCATCAACCAGGAACTCAACAACCTGAACCTGCAACTGCTGCAGAACGGCACCGAAGATTTTTACAGCACCCTGGTGGAATGTGCCGTGCACCTGGTGCCTGGTGCCCAGGCCGGAAGCCTGATCGGGGTGGATCCGGATGGGCATTACACCTTCAAAGCTGCCCAGGGTTACGATCTTCCTGGCTTGCAACGCATCCGTTTTGCTCCCCACCAGGTGATCGGAGCAGAAAATGAAGTCCCACGGGCAAGCCGCCTGCTGAGGTTTCGGGAATTCAATGCAGGCCGCCTGGACCCCGAAATCGAAAGCATCCTGCGAAGTTCTGGACGCATCGATGAGATTCAGGTCAGCCTTTCCACCCAGGTGAGGGTGCACCAGAAACTGGCGGCCATTTTAAACCTGGAAAACTTCGATTCCGAAGAGGCCTTCACCTCCGAATCGGTGCGCATTGCTGAGTCTTTTGCAGACCGGGCAGCCCTCCTGATGCAGCGCTACATGCTGGAATGGCAGGTGCAGGAGCGGGCACAGCGTTACAAGCTGCTCAGTGAGCTCTCTGCAAAAATCGAAACCCTGATCCAGCCCAGTGAGGTGGCAGAAACCGCCCTGGAAACCCTGATTCAGCTCACCGGTTATGATTTGTTTGCTTACTATGAACGGCTGGCCCACGGCTGGCAGTTGCAGGCTTACAGGCATGCCGTTCCGCTGCCTTTTGATCCGACCCTCTTGATGAATGTCAATTTGCAGGACTTTGAGCGCCTGCCCCGTTCGGTGATGGCCCGTGAGGTGCTGGACATCCCGGATTTTCAGCAGGTGGTCAATCCCAGCCCTGACCTTCATCAACTGGGCCTGAAAAGCGTCCTGCTGGCCCCCGTGCAGGTGCAGCAGAAAGTGATGGGGGTGATGGTGCTGTGCACCCTCTCAGAACACCGGGAAGCCAGCCGCAATGAAGTTCAGGTGGTGCGCTTCATTCTGGGCCGCCTGCAAAATGCATTTGAACGCCGCACCTATCTGGAACAGGTGGAGTCCACGCGGGAAGCCACCCTGCGTACGCTGGGTCTGGCCCTGGAATACCGGGATTTTGAAACCAAAGGCCATACAGATCGGGTGGTGGATCTGTGTGAACGCTTTGCCCTGCGGTTGGGCCTGCCAGAAGAGGACCGCACCTTCCTGCGCTGGGGCGCATATTTGCACGATGTGGGGAAAATTGGCATTCCAGATTCCATTTTGCTGAAACCCGGCAAACTGACCCCGGAAGAGCGCCTCAAGATTCAGGAACACACCCTGATTGGCGCGGAAATCTGCATGCAAATGCCCCTCCTGCCAGAAGCCACCCGCGATGTGGTGCGCAGCCACCATGAGTGGTGGGATGGATCGGGTTACCCAGACCAGTTGCTGGCAGAGCAGACCTCGCTCCTGGCCCGCATTTTCACCATTGTGGATGTCTTCGATGCCCTCACCACCGAGCGGCCCTACAAAGAAGCCTGGAGCATCCCGACCACGCTGGTGCACATGGAAAAGCTTGCAGGCAAACAGTTTGACCCTGCCCTGCTTCCCGTGTTCATCGACCTGATTTGTGACCTGTATGGGGTGAGCCGGGTGCCCTGA
- a CDS encoding M3 family metallopeptidase: protein MNDNPLLSLGFDLPFEDIKPEHFEAAIDVQIQQAEQELKDLLEVQGERTYLNTLKAYDRLAEPLTRSYILLLHLNSVVTGPEVRATLQAVQPKVTSFFTRFSLSQPLYQALKDYAATPDAQFLTGAKRRLLELALDDFRRSGADLPAEKKQRMEEINMRLSEICTQFSQNVVDSTAEFEHLIEDESKLAGLPASARAAARQNAESKGKPGWRFTLQQPSYLPVIFYLDDPEIRKAMYTAYNQRGSEDPYNNEPLINEILALRKEKAELLGYQDFADLVLEDRMAKNGARALQFEQDMTLKIRPFFERENAELMEYRRALEGEDAPELEPWDVSYYAEKLRKASYDFDEEALKPYFAVDRVMAGLFEITRRVYGVTIQEVKGVQVWHPEVKTYEIYNEAGQLLARFFADWFPRESKRSGAWMNSFMTGDRDGAFEPHLCLMCGNLTPPVGDEPALLTHSDVETIFHEWGHLIHHALSDVEVKKLAGTNVAWDFVELPSQIMENWAWEREALDLFAHHHQTGETIPDELFEKMVAARNFRAASVAMRQLSLGTTDLMLHMKYNPEADGSVLDYSRNLLGQFMAVKPGAEFKMITAFTHLFASPVGYGAGYYSYKWAEVLDADAFSRFREEGIFNRATGQDFLDKILSRGASEDPAKLFRDFMGRDPNPDALLERSGLLV, encoded by the coding sequence ATGAACGACAACCCATTGCTCAGCCTCGGGTTTGACCTGCCCTTTGAGGACATCAAACCTGAGCATTTTGAAGCCGCCATCGATGTGCAGATCCAGCAGGCCGAACAGGAACTGAAAGACCTGCTGGAGGTGCAGGGTGAACGCACCTACCTGAACACCCTGAAGGCCTATGACCGCCTGGCAGAACCCCTCACCCGCAGCTACATCCTGCTTTTGCACCTCAACTCAGTGGTGACCGGGCCAGAAGTGCGGGCCACCCTGCAGGCCGTGCAGCCCAAAGTCACCAGCTTTTTCACCCGGTTTTCGCTCTCACAGCCGCTCTATCAGGCCCTTAAAGATTATGCCGCCACTCCAGATGCCCAGTTCCTGACCGGAGCCAAGCGCCGCCTGCTGGAACTGGCCCTGGATGACTTCCGCAGAAGTGGTGCAGATTTGCCTGCAGAGAAAAAGCAGCGCATGGAAGAAATCAACATGCGCCTCTCTGAGATCTGCACCCAATTCAGCCAGAATGTGGTGGATTCCACCGCTGAATTTGAGCACCTGATCGAAGACGAAAGCAAACTTGCCGGTCTTCCTGCAAGTGCAAGGGCTGCTGCAAGGCAGAATGCCGAATCCAAAGGCAAACCTGGCTGGCGCTTCACCCTGCAACAGCCCAGCTACCTTCCGGTGATCTTCTACCTGGACGATCCTGAAATTCGCAAAGCCATGTACACCGCCTACAACCAGCGGGGCAGTGAAGACCCTTACAACAACGAACCCCTGATCAACGAAATTCTGGCCCTCAGAAAAGAAAAAGCAGAATTGCTGGGCTACCAGGACTTTGCAGATCTGGTGCTGGAAGACCGCATGGCCAAAAATGGAGCACGCGCCCTGCAGTTCGAGCAGGACATGACCCTCAAGATCCGTCCCTTTTTCGAGCGGGAAAACGCCGAACTGATGGAATACCGCCGTGCGCTGGAAGGGGAGGATGCCCCGGAACTCGAACCCTGGGATGTCAGCTATTATGCTGAAAAACTCCGCAAAGCCAGCTATGACTTTGATGAGGAAGCCCTCAAACCCTACTTCGCAGTGGACCGGGTGATGGCAGGCCTCTTTGAAATCACCCGCAGGGTGTACGGGGTCACCATTCAGGAAGTCAAGGGCGTGCAGGTGTGGCACCCAGAAGTCAAAACCTACGAGATTTACAATGAAGCTGGACAGCTGCTGGCCCGCTTCTTTGCAGACTGGTTCCCCCGTGAAAGCAAACGCAGCGGAGCCTGGATGAACAGCTTCATGACCGGAGACCGCGATGGGGCTTTTGAACCCCACCTGTGCCTGATGTGCGGAAACCTCACCCCTCCTGTAGGGGACGAACCTGCCCTGCTGACCCACAGCGATGTGGAAACCATCTTCCATGAATGGGGACACCTGATTCACCATGCCCTCAGCGATGTGGAAGTGAAGAAACTGGCGGGCACCAACGTGGCCTGGGACTTTGTGGAGCTTCCCTCCCAGATCATGGAAAACTGGGCCTGGGAACGGGAGGCCCTGGACCTCTTTGCGCACCACCACCAGACCGGAGAAACCATCCCCGATGAACTCTTTGAAAAAATGGTGGCCGCCCGCAACTTCCGTGCCGCCAGTGTGGCCATGCGCCAGCTTTCTCTGGGCACCACGGACCTGATGCTGCACATGAAATACAACCCTGAGGCGGACGGCAGTGTGCTGGATTACAGCCGCAACCTGCTGGGTCAATTCATGGCGGTCAAACCCGGAGCAGAATTCAAGATGATCACCGCCTTCACCCACCTGTTTGCTTCCCCAGTGGGATATGGAGCAGGCTACTACTCCTACAAGTGGGCAGAGGTGCTGGATGCAGATGCGTTCAGCCGCTTCCGCGAAGAAGGCATCTTCAACCGGGCCACCGGGCAGGACTTCCTGGACAAGATCCTCTCCAGAGGGGCCAGCGAAGACCCGGCCAAACTCTTCCGGGACTTCATGGGCCGTGACCCCAACCCCGATGCACTGCTGGAACGTTCAGGTCTGCTGGTCTGA
- the rpe gene encoding ribulose-phosphate 3-epimerase, with amino-acid sequence MTRLQIAPSILSADFSRLGLDLQEAETAGSTWVHIDVMDGQFVPNITIGPLIVEAVKRSCNLYRDVHLMVDRPERYIADFVQAGAQNITVHAEATPHLHRAVHLIRELGAQAGVALNPGTPLEMIRPLLPDLDLALIMTVNPGFGGQKFIPAALERIRTLRSWLDEVNPTCHLEVDGGVNLQTVESVVRAGANILVAGSAVFNPGGIARNFKALTEAACACV; translated from the coding sequence GTGACCAGACTGCAAATTGCACCAAGCATCCTCTCTGCTGATTTCTCACGGCTGGGCCTGGACCTTCAGGAAGCTGAAACTGCCGGATCCACGTGGGTGCACATCGATGTGATGGATGGCCAGTTCGTCCCCAACATCACCATCGGCCCCCTCATCGTAGAAGCAGTAAAACGCTCATGCAACCTGTACCGGGACGTGCACCTGATGGTGGACCGACCCGAACGTTACATTGCAGACTTCGTGCAGGCCGGAGCCCAGAACATCACTGTGCATGCCGAAGCCACCCCCCACCTGCACCGCGCTGTGCACCTGATCAGGGAACTGGGCGCACAGGCTGGAGTGGCCCTCAATCCTGGAACCCCCCTGGAAATGATCCGTCCCTTGCTTCCAGATCTGGACCTGGCCTTGATCATGACCGTCAACCCCGGTTTTGGAGGGCAGAAATTCATCCCTGCTGCTCTGGAACGCATCAGAACCCTGCGAAGCTGGCTGGATGAAGTGAACCCCACCTGTCACCTGGAAGTGGATGGTGGGGTCAACCTGCAGACCGTGGAAAGTGTGGTGCGTGCCGGAGCCAACATCCTGGTGGCAGGCAGTGCAGTCTTCAATCCCGGCGGCATTGCCCGCAACTTCAAGGCCCTCACGGAGGCTGCATGCGCCTGCGTGTAG
- the rnhA gene encoding ribonuclease HI, translating into MTVPVLSCIRPEKPPTGEHVYLYCDGACDTQAGHGGWACILSYGSKEMELKGNASETTNNRMELTGLLEGLKALKRPCVVMVVTDSQYLRNAFTQKWVLNWQRNGWKTASKEPVKNQDLWEELIALAKVHDLKFVWVKGHSGHEFNERVDRLAVEERLKLRVK; encoded by the coding sequence ATGACCGTTCCCGTTCTTTCCTGCATCCGCCCCGAAAAGCCCCCAACTGGTGAGCATGTGTATTTGTATTGCGATGGGGCCTGTGACACCCAGGCCGGTCATGGCGGGTGGGCCTGCATCCTGAGTTATGGGTCAAAAGAAATGGAACTCAAAGGAAATGCCTCTGAGACCACCAACAACCGCATGGAATTGACCGGTCTGCTGGAAGGGCTGAAGGCACTGAAGCGGCCCTGTGTGGTGATGGTGGTGACCGACAGCCAGTATTTGCGCAATGCCTTCACCCAGAAATGGGTGCTGAACTGGCAGAGAAACGGCTGGAAAACCGCCAGCAAAGAACCCGTGAAGAACCAGGATTTGTGGGAAGAACTGATTGCCCTGGCAAAAGTGCATGACCTGAAGTTCGTGTGGGTCAAAGGCCACTCCGGGCATGAGTTCAACGAACGGGTGGACAGACTGGCTGTGGAAGAACGCCTGAAGCTGCGGGTGAAGTGA
- a CDS encoding arsenate reductase ArsC: MRVFRSSVLFMGTTNTTRTQMAEALLRHHAGDRFEVYSAGLEAGQIHPYTRLVLQELGIRMDGQRPKRLKDYLGITYNYLITLTEENEDAPIFPGVSTRLDWTTSRPQPATSSEEDVLNAYRVVRNQLDVQIHTFLMEYDLFKLGAKALL, encoded by the coding sequence GTGAGAGTCTTTCGTTCCAGCGTTCTGTTCATGGGCACCACCAACACCACCCGCACCCAGATGGCCGAGGCCCTGCTGAGACACCATGCAGGAGACCGCTTCGAGGTGTACAGTGCGGGTCTGGAAGCAGGCCAGATTCATCCTTACACCCGCCTTGTGCTGCAAGAACTGGGCATCCGCATGGATGGCCAGCGTCCCAAACGCCTTAAAGATTATCTGGGGATCACCTACAATTACCTGATCACCCTCACCGAAGAAAACGAAGATGCTCCCATCTTCCCCGGTGTGAGCACCCGTCTGGACTGGACCACTTCCAGACCCCAGCCTGCAACCAGCAGTGAAGAAGATGTGCTCAATGCCTACCGGGTGGTGCGCAACCAGCTGGATGTGCAGATCCACACCTTCCTGATGGAATACGATTTGTTCAAACTGGGCGCAAAAGCTTTGCTGTAA
- a CDS encoding DUF4870 domain-containing protein, whose amino-acid sequence MSDFLKPSNLDAPQGVFSKEEQTYAIIQHLSALAGLLIPTSFGNVIGALVAWLVFRDRSSNLNEQGKEVLNYQISVTLYLWAAGIIATVLGFVTFGLGFLLTVPAMGILWVLSLIPSFIGVSEASKGNFYRYPYTIRLL is encoded by the coding sequence ATGAGTGACTTTTTGAAACCCAGCAACCTCGACGCCCCCCAGGGTGTCTTCAGCAAAGAAGAACAGACTTACGCCATCATTCAACACCTTTCTGCACTGGCAGGACTCCTGATTCCCACCAGTTTTGGAAATGTCATTGGTGCGCTGGTGGCCTGGCTGGTCTTCCGGGACCGTTCCTCCAACCTCAATGAGCAGGGCAAAGAAGTGCTGAACTACCAGATCTCCGTGACCCTGTACCTGTGGGCTGCGGGCATCATTGCCACTGTGCTGGGCTTTGTGACCTTCGGTCTGGGCTTCCTGCTGACCGTTCCTGCCATGGGCATCCTGTGGGTGCTGTCCCTGATCCCCAGCTTCATTGGTGTGAGTGAAGCCAGCAAGGGCAATTTTTACCGTTACCCCTACACCATCCGTCTGCTTTAA
- a CDS encoding PIG-L deacetylase family protein, producing the protein MNLLAVFAHPDDELWCVGTLKKHLERGDRVMLVWTTLGEMASQYADKTHEEVREIRQQHGAFVAGEIGCEYRFLDMGDSRMTGGREEALQLARLYSEFQPDSVITWDDFSPHPDHRMTARIAFDALTLTRIPKIINEGLTDILEAHRKAIKFYQYYTQHATFPAVHVEVTGQMETKLKLFSFYRDFYQWPYSSQEFEAEFRRCGQESDVKFAEKFTLRRVYAPAHDFLR; encoded by the coding sequence ATGAACCTGCTTGCCGTTTTTGCACACCCTGACGATGAACTCTGGTGCGTGGGCACCCTCAAGAAACATCTGGAGCGCGGAGACCGGGTGATGCTGGTCTGGACCACCCTGGGAGAAATGGCCAGCCAGTACGCAGACAAAACCCACGAGGAAGTGCGGGAAATTCGCCAGCAACACGGGGCTTTTGTGGCCGGGGAGATTGGCTGTGAGTACCGCTTTCTGGACATGGGGGATTCCCGCATGACCGGGGGGCGCGAGGAGGCTTTGCAACTGGCTCGCCTGTACTCGGAGTTCCAGCCCGATTCCGTGATCACCTGGGACGATTTCAGCCCGCACCCCGACCACCGCATGACGGCCAGAATTGCTTTTGATGCCCTGACCCTCACGCGCATTCCCAAGATCATCAATGAAGGCCTCACGGACATCCTGGAAGCCCACCGCAAGGCCATCAAGTTCTACCAGTATTACACCCAGCATGCGACCTTCCCGGCGGTGCATGTGGAGGTCACAGGGCAGATGGAAACCAAGCTGAAACTGTTTTCTTTTTACCGGGACTTCTACCAGTGGCCTTATTCCAGCCAGGAATTCGAGGCAGAATTCAGGCGTTGCGGTCAGGAATCAGATGTCAAATTCGCCGAGAAATTCACGCTGCGCCGGGTTTACGCTCCAGCCCATGATTTTTTAAGATGA
- the queA gene encoding tRNA preQ1(34) S-adenosylmethionine ribosyltransferase-isomerase QueA yields MNLLDFELPDHLIAQTGTEPRDHSRLMVVSPEGPEHRIFKDLLEYLQPGDVMVFNESRVIPARLYARKASGGTIEVLLLREKEHKVWSAYLKPARKANSTLYFGDGTLTAEVTGTLEDGARLLTFNEDIKPHLHALGTLPLPPYIQNTVAGERYQTVYSRTEGSVAAPTAGLHFTPELLSRIDAMGVERHHLTLHVGAGTFKPISGSIHEHVMHEEQFVIFEETAAAINRARKEGRRVIAVGTTTVRALESAVQNGEVQAGAGETRIFIHPPYTFQVPDLLITNFHLPHSTLLLLVGAFAGEKQIAEAYQTAIAESYRFYSLGDAMLLYGNSDSGSAL; encoded by the coding sequence ATGAACCTGCTGGACTTTGAACTTCCCGACCACCTGATTGCCCAGACGGGCACAGAGCCGCGGGACCACAGCCGCCTGATGGTGGTGTCCCCTGAAGGCCCCGAGCACCGCATTTTCAAGGATCTGCTGGAATACCTGCAGCCTGGAGACGTGATGGTTTTCAACGAGTCGCGGGTGATTCCGGCACGCCTGTATGCCCGCAAAGCCTCTGGAGGCACCATCGAGGTGCTCTTGCTGAGGGAAAAAGAACACAAGGTGTGGAGTGCCTACCTGAAACCTGCCCGCAAGGCCAACAGCACCCTGTATTTTGGCGACGGCACCCTCACTGCAGAGGTGACAGGCACGCTGGAAGATGGAGCACGCCTGCTGACCTTCAATGAGGACATCAAACCTCACCTGCATGCACTGGGCACCTTGCCCCTGCCTCCCTACATCCAGAATACGGTGGCAGGAGAGCGCTACCAGACGGTGTATTCCCGCACCGAAGGCAGTGTGGCTGCACCCACCGCAGGGCTGCACTTCACTCCAGAACTGCTGTCCCGCATTGACGCCATGGGTGTGGAACGTCACCACCTGACCCTGCATGTGGGCGCAGGCACCTTCAAACCCATTTCTGGCAGCATCCATGAGCATGTGATGCACGAGGAACAGTTCGTGATCTTCGAGGAGACGGCTGCCGCCATCAACCGGGCCAGAAAAGAAGGCCGCAGGGTCATCGCCGTGGGAACCACCACCGTCAGGGCGCTGGAAAGTGCCGTGCAGAATGGTGAAGTGCAGGCTGGAGCAGGGGAGACCCGCATCTTCATTCACCCCCCCTACACCTTTCAGGTGCCGGATCTGCTGATCACCAATTTCCACCTTCCCCATTCCACACTGCTGCTGCTGGTGGGTGCTTTTGCTGGTGAAAAGCAGATTGCAGAGGCTTACCAGACGGCCATTGCAGAAAGCTACCGGTTTTACAGCCTGGGAGATGCCATGTTGCTGTACGGCAACAGCGATTCCGGTTCAGCTTTGTAA
- a CDS encoding 2-phosphosulfolactate phosphatase has protein sequence MRLRVDLLPHGEYSDTVIVVDVLRATTTATVFLEHHADRLLFSGSIEESLGMKAENTIIAGERGGLAVAGFDLGNSPIEAGAGSYAGKTVVMNTTNGTYAARVASASAKHVLLGALRNAHAAARKAKGLAVEEIAIVCSGERGRASLDDTYTAGVLCEYLLAMGEFTLNDGARIALTLRRQVGDPIEPLSSSSGGMSLESKGLGEDIRFCARISESTIVPTLQSTQDGQVIFVSS, from the coding sequence ATGCGCCTGCGTGTAGACCTTCTGCCCCACGGTGAGTATTCCGACACCGTGATCGTGGTGGATGTGCTGAGGGCCACCACCACCGCCACGGTGTTTCTGGAGCACCATGCAGACCGCCTGCTGTTTTCGGGCAGCATTGAAGAGTCGCTGGGCATGAAAGCAGAGAACACCATCATTGCCGGAGAGCGTGGCGGTCTGGCGGTGGCCGGATTTGACCTGGGGAACAGCCCCATTGAAGCTGGTGCAGGCTCATATGCAGGCAAAACCGTGGTGATGAACACCACCAACGGCACCTACGCTGCCCGTGTCGCATCTGCAAGCGCCAAGCACGTTTTGCTGGGAGCCCTGCGCAACGCCCACGCAGCCGCACGCAAGGCCAAAGGTCTGGCCGTCGAAGAGATTGCCATTGTGTGCTCTGGAGAACGGGGCCGGGCCTCTCTGGACGACACCTACACAGCCGGGGTGCTCTGCGAGTACCTGCTGGCCATGGGAGAATTCACCCTCAACGACGGTGCCCGCATTGCCCTCACCCTGCGCAGGCAGGTGGGAGACCCCATCGAACCCCTGTCCAGCAGCTCTGGAGGCATGAGCCTGGAAAGCAAGGGCCTGGGGGAAGACATCCGTTTCTGTGCCCGCATCAGTGAAAGCACCATCGTGCCCACCCTGCAAAGCACCCAGGACGGACAGGTGATCTTTGTTTCCAGCTGA
- a CDS encoding RIO1 family regulatory kinase/ATPase domain-containing protein gives MSKKPTDSQHEKYRSKERKPQTNRKATEQTDSGFADPALAYLHKKRLFTELLYEHYSGKEATIYVLDSADGLLAAKIYTDARIRSFQRDELYQEGRFITNNKAKKAMMTARKFGITSDQAQWVSSEFQFLSDLFVAGLPVPEPIEVAGKVLIMRFIGDHDAPAPRMSDVRMEWKEGAAFFQQALDLYARMLKLGYIHGDYSAYNMLIFEDQLVLIDFPQTIKWREHPKPIKVMEQDMRGLTMSFSKYTKCTPEEALQEVIKRSGISEGELRA, from the coding sequence ATGTCAAAGAAACCCACCGATTCGCAACACGAGAAATACCGCAGCAAAGAGAGAAAACCACAGACCAACCGCAAGGCCACCGAGCAGACCGATTCTGGATTTGCAGATCCTGCTCTGGCTTACCTGCACAAGAAGCGTCTGTTCACTGAACTCCTTTATGAACACTACAGTGGAAAAGAAGCCACCATTTACGTGCTGGACAGTGCAGACGGATTGCTGGCCGCCAAGATCTACACCGATGCCCGCATTCGCAGTTTCCAGCGGGATGAGCTGTACCAGGAAGGCCGTTTCATCACCAACAACAAGGCCAAGAAGGCCATGATGACGGCCCGCAAATTTGGCATCACTTCTGATCAGGCACAGTGGGTAAGCAGTGAATTTCAGTTCCTCTCAGACCTTTTTGTGGCAGGTTTGCCTGTTCCTGAGCCCATCGAGGTGGCCGGAAAGGTGCTGATCATGCGTTTCATCGGAGACCATGATGCACCTGCGCCCCGCATGAGTGATGTGCGCATGGAGTGGAAAGAAGGGGCGGCGTTTTTTCAGCAGGCCCTGGATCTTTATGCACGCATGCTCAAACTGGGGTACATCCATGGAGATTATTCTGCATACAACATGCTGATTTTTGAAGACCAGCTGGTCCTGATTGATTTTCCCCAGACCATCAAGTGGCGCGAGCATCCCAAGCCCATCAAGGTGATGGAGCAGGACATGCGGGGCCTCACCATGAGTTTCAGCAAGTACACCAAATGCACGCCAGAGGAGGCCCTGCAAGAGGTCATCAAACGGTCTGGCATTTCTGAAGGGGAACTCCGGGCCTGA
- a CDS encoding HU family DNA-binding protein encodes MAEKIAKTQLIDIVASKTKLSKKDAGEAISVVLDAIVDSLKEGKSVGLPGLGTLSVTSTKERQGVRPGTKERITIPSGKKIRFKVATTLKDEL; translated from the coding sequence ATGGCCGAAAAAATCGCCAAAACCCAACTGATCGACATCGTCGCCAGCAAGACCAAACTCAGCAAAAAAGATGCCGGAGAAGCCATTTCCGTCGTTCTGGACGCAATCGTTGACTCCCTCAAAGAGGGCAAGAGCGTGGGCCTGCCCGGTCTGGGCACCCTGTCTGTGACCAGCACCAAAGAGCGTCAGGGCGTGCGTCCCGGCACCAAAGAGCGCATCACCATTCCCTCCGGGAAGAAGATCCGCTTCAAAGTGGCCACCACCCTCAAAGACGAACTCTAA